From a region of the Hymenobacter jejuensis genome:
- the hisA gene encoding 1-(5-phosphoribosyl)-5-[(5-phosphoribosylamino)methylideneamino]imidazole-4-carboxamide isomerase has translation MEIIPAIDLINGQCVRLTEGDFAQQTTYDSDPLAVAQRFEQHGVRRLHLVDLDGARAKQPVNLPVLERIARHTQLTIDFGGGLQSNTAVRQAFDAGAAQITAGSIAVREPDTVGEWLRTFGAERILIGADFRDNHISINAWAEQSERTLVEFIEQYLAAGATTFVCTDVSKDGKLQGPALATYQQLRQRVPQAQLVASGGVTTLADVEALQAAGLHGAIIGKAIYEGTISLEELRPFLS, from the coding sequence ATGGAAATCATCCCCGCCATTGACCTCATCAACGGCCAGTGCGTGCGCCTCACCGAAGGCGACTTTGCCCAGCAAACCACCTACGATTCGGATCCGCTGGCCGTGGCGCAACGCTTCGAGCAGCACGGCGTGCGCCGGTTGCACCTCGTCGACCTCGACGGGGCGCGGGCCAAGCAGCCGGTCAATCTGCCGGTGCTCGAGCGCATTGCCCGCCACACCCAGCTGACCATTGATTTTGGCGGCGGTTTGCAAAGCAACACGGCGGTGCGGCAGGCTTTCGACGCGGGCGCGGCGCAGATCACGGCCGGCAGCATTGCCGTGCGCGAGCCCGACACGGTGGGAGAGTGGCTGCGCACGTTCGGGGCCGAACGCATCCTTATCGGGGCCGATTTTCGGGACAACCACATTTCCATCAACGCCTGGGCCGAGCAGAGTGAGCGCACGCTGGTAGAGTTTATCGAGCAGTACCTCGCAGCCGGCGCCACTACCTTTGTGTGTACCGATGTCAGCAAAGACGGCAAGCTGCAAGGCCCGGCCCTTGCCACCTACCAGCAATTGCGGCAGCGGGTGCCCCAGGCGCAGCTCGTGGCCAGCGGCGGCGTGACCACCCTGGCCGACGTAGAAGCCCTGCAAGCCGCCGGGTTGCACGGGGCCATCATTGGCAAGGCCATCTACGAAGGCACGATTAGTCTGGAAGAGCTGCGCCCGTTTTTGAGCTAG
- the hisH gene encoding imidazole glycerol phosphate synthase subunit HisH: MEIAVVDYKGGNVQSVLFALERLGVRATLTADADTIRRADKILFPGEGEAASAMHELRAQGLDQLLPTLTQPFLGICLGMQLLGTHSEENDTDMLGILPFEVKRFPKDQAYKVPHMGWNNLHRLRSPLFDGLQDEDYVYFVHSYYAPVGDYTIAEGEYPTPFSAAVQHRNFYAVQFHTEKSGPVGTRILENFLNL, translated from the coding sequence ATGGAAATAGCGGTAGTTGATTACAAAGGCGGCAACGTGCAATCGGTCCTGTTTGCACTGGAGCGATTGGGCGTGCGGGCTACCCTTACTGCCGATGCTGACACAATCCGGCGGGCCGATAAGATTCTGTTTCCGGGAGAAGGCGAAGCAGCTTCGGCCATGCACGAGCTGCGTGCCCAAGGGCTCGACCAACTATTGCCTACCCTGACGCAGCCCTTTCTGGGTATATGTTTGGGAATGCAACTGCTGGGAACGCACAGCGAGGAAAACGACACCGACATGTTGGGCATTCTGCCGTTTGAGGTAAAACGCTTTCCCAAAGACCAAGCCTACAAGGTGCCGCACATGGGGTGGAACAACCTACACCGCCTCCGTTCGCCGCTGTTCGACGGGCTGCAGGACGAAGATTACGTGTACTTCGTGCACAGCTACTACGCTCCGGTCGGCGACTACACCATTGCCGAAGGCGAGTATCCGACGCCGTTTAGCGCGGCTGTGCAGCACCGCAACTTTTACGCCGTGCAATTTCATACCGAGAAGAGCGGCCCGGTGGGCACGCGCATCCTGGAAAACTTCCTGAACCTGTAG
- the hisB gene encoding bifunctional histidinol-phosphatase/imidazoleglycerol-phosphate dehydratase HisB, producing the protein MKKVLFIDRDGTILVEPQPSQQVDSLEKFQFVPGSITGLARIARELDYELVLVSNQDGLGTDSFPEPTFWPAHNLMYDILRGEGVEFAREHIDRSFPHENLPTRKPDIGMLAEYLDPANGYDLPNSFVIGDRLTDVELAQNLGCQSILIREEADERAALTTTSWEAIYQFLRLPARKAVVQRDTNETKIRIELNLDGQGRPQMHTGLGFFDHMLDQLSKHSGVDMNITVQGDLHIDEHHTIEDTAIALGEAFAQAVGDKRGLSRYGFVLPMDDVLAQAAIDFSGRPWLVWDAEFKRERIGDMPTEMFYHFFKSFSDAARCNLNIKCEGQNEHHKIEAIFKAVAKAIKMALVRDANKMEIPSTKGVL; encoded by the coding sequence ATGAAAAAAGTTCTCTTTATAGATCGCGACGGCACCATCCTCGTCGAGCCGCAGCCGAGTCAGCAAGTCGACAGCCTGGAGAAATTTCAGTTTGTGCCGGGCAGCATCACGGGCCTGGCCCGGATTGCCCGCGAGCTCGACTACGAGTTGGTATTGGTAAGCAACCAGGATGGCCTCGGTACCGACAGCTTCCCGGAGCCTACCTTTTGGCCCGCGCATAATTTGATGTACGACATTCTGCGCGGCGAAGGAGTGGAGTTTGCGCGCGAGCACATCGACCGCAGCTTTCCGCACGAAAACCTCCCAACGCGCAAGCCCGACATTGGCATGCTGGCCGAGTACCTCGATCCGGCCAACGGCTACGACTTACCGAACTCCTTCGTAATCGGCGACCGGCTCACCGACGTGGAGTTGGCCCAGAACCTAGGGTGTCAATCCATCCTGATTCGGGAGGAGGCTGACGAGCGCGCCGCCCTGACTACAACCAGTTGGGAAGCGATCTATCAGTTCCTGCGTTTGCCTGCCCGTAAGGCCGTGGTGCAGCGCGACACGAACGAAACCAAAATCCGCATCGAACTCAACCTTGATGGACAAGGCCGCCCCCAGATGCACACTGGCCTGGGTTTCTTCGACCACATGCTCGACCAACTCAGCAAGCACTCGGGCGTCGACATGAACATCACGGTGCAAGGCGACCTGCACATCGACGAGCACCACACCATCGAGGACACCGCGATTGCCTTGGGCGAAGCATTTGCCCAAGCGGTCGGGGATAAGCGGGGTTTATCGCGCTACGGTTTTGTACTCCCCATGGACGACGTGTTGGCACAAGCAGCCATAGACTTTTCGGGTCGGCCGTGGCTGGTGTGGGACGCCGAGTTCAAACGCGAGCGAATTGGAGATATGCCGACCGAAATGTTCTACCATTTTTTCAAGAGCTTTTCCGACGCTGCTCGCTGCAATCTCAACATCAAATGTGAAGGGCAGAACGAGCACCACAAGATCGAAGCCATCTTTAAAGCCGTTGCCAAAGCCATTAAAATGGCGCTGGTGAGGGATGCCAATAAGATGGAAATTCCGAGCACGAAAGGGGTGTTGTAA
- the hisC gene encoding histidinol-phosphate transaminase: MFKLESLVRPNIRAMKPYSSARDEFQGEARVMLDANENSLGSAGPSQFNRYPDPLQREVKQALAPLKGVAAEQIFLGNGSDEAIDLLVRLTCVPGHDHILILPPTYGMYEVAANLNDVGIERIALTADFQISQDSVNQILASEAKLVFLCSPNNPTGNLLHADAVEQILRGFRGLVIVDEAYADFADAPSWTTRLAEFPNLVVLQTFSKAWGLAGLRLGMAFASPEIIGYLNKIKPPYNVSEVTQRHALQALQAAAHFEELRHTLLRGRAWLAERLPAVPIVEHVFPSDANFLLTRFKPDATAVYNYLLGKGIVVRNRTTQPGCAGTLRLTVGTPEENEQLLEALQEYRPS; this comes from the coding sequence ATGTTCAAGCTAGAAAGCCTCGTGCGGCCCAACATCCGGGCTATGAAACCTTACTCGTCGGCCCGCGACGAGTTTCAGGGCGAGGCGCGCGTCATGCTCGACGCGAACGAAAACAGCCTCGGTTCGGCCGGCCCAAGCCAGTTCAACCGCTACCCCGATCCCTTGCAGCGCGAGGTAAAGCAGGCCCTCGCGCCGCTGAAGGGCGTGGCCGCGGAACAGATTTTTCTGGGCAACGGCTCCGACGAAGCCATCGACCTGTTGGTGCGCCTGACCTGCGTACCCGGCCACGACCACATCCTGATTCTGCCGCCGACCTACGGCATGTACGAAGTGGCCGCCAACCTCAATGATGTAGGCATCGAGCGCATTGCGCTGACCGCTGATTTTCAAATTTCACAAGATTCTGTTAATCAGATACTTGCGTCAGAGGCAAAATTGGTCTTTCTGTGCTCGCCTAATAACCCTACCGGCAACCTGCTGCACGCCGATGCTGTAGAGCAAATTCTGCGCGGCTTTCGCGGCCTGGTAATCGTGGACGAAGCATACGCCGATTTCGCCGACGCCCCGAGCTGGACGACTCGCCTGGCGGAATTCCCGAACCTGGTGGTGCTCCAAACGTTTTCCAAGGCCTGGGGCCTGGCGGGGCTGCGCCTGGGTATGGCTTTCGCCTCGCCGGAAATCATTGGCTACCTCAACAAAATCAAGCCGCCCTACAACGTGTCGGAAGTAACCCAGCGGCATGCCTTGCAGGCCTTGCAAGCGGCTGCGCATTTTGAGGAATTGCGCCACACGCTGCTCCGCGGCCGTGCGTGGCTGGCTGAGCGCCTGCCCGCCGTGCCCATCGTCGAGCATGTGTTTCCTTCGGATGCCAACTTCCTGCTGACCAGGTTCAAACCCGATGCGACCGCGGTGTACAACTACTTGCTGGGCAAAGGCATCGTGGTCCGCAACCGGACTACCCAGCCAGGGTGTGCCGGCACGCTCCGGCTAACGGTGGGCACGCCCGAAGAAAACGAGCAACTGCTTGAGGCGTTGCAAGAATACCGGCCATCCTAG
- the hisD gene encoding histidinol dehydrogenase produces the protein MQIIQYPSLSEWAALQQRPAAAEAQQVEQRVRQIFDDVRARGDAALFDYAAELDKATLTQLRVTPEELAASISQVPAELQTAIRQAHANLWKFHASQREEEKRVETMPGVVCWRKAVPVQRVGLYIPGGSAPLFSTLLMLGVPARLAACPEIVLCTPPSPDGSVNPVILFTAQLLGIATIIKAGGAQAVAALAGGTDSVPAVDKIFGPGNRYVTAAKQLAAQRGVAIDLPAGPSEVLVIADNTANPAFVAADLLSQAEHGPDSQVVVLTDSFELLLQVKEEVDRQLLELPRQAVATLALRESRAILLRTPEEMLFFSNQYAPEHLILAVRNPEELAAGVTSAGSVFLGHYTPEAAGDYASGTNHTLPTNGYARNYSGVSLDSFLKKITFQRISAEGLHHVGPVVETMAEAEGLRAHARAVTLRLEALSAAE, from the coding sequence ATGCAAATCATTCAATATCCCAGCCTGAGCGAATGGGCCGCGTTGCAACAGCGGCCGGCCGCCGCCGAAGCCCAGCAGGTGGAGCAGCGCGTGCGCCAGATTTTCGACGACGTGCGCGCCCGGGGCGATGCCGCGCTGTTCGACTACGCCGCCGAGCTCGACAAGGCCACGCTGACGCAACTGCGCGTGACGCCCGAAGAGCTGGCCGCGTCGATTTCGCAGGTGCCCGCCGAATTGCAGACCGCCATCCGGCAGGCCCACGCCAATCTGTGGAAGTTTCATGCCAGCCAGCGCGAGGAAGAAAAGCGCGTGGAAACGATGCCTGGGGTGGTGTGCTGGCGCAAGGCGGTGCCGGTGCAGCGCGTGGGTTTGTACATTCCGGGTGGTTCGGCGCCGTTGTTCAGCACCTTGTTAATGCTGGGCGTGCCGGCGCGGTTGGCGGCTTGTCCGGAAATCGTGTTGTGCACGCCGCCAAGCCCGGATGGCTCGGTGAACCCCGTGATTTTGTTTACGGCTCAACTGCTCGGCATCGCCACCATAATCAAGGCGGGGGGGGCGCAGGCCGTGGCCGCGCTGGCCGGCGGCACCGACAGCGTGCCGGCTGTGGATAAAATTTTCGGTCCCGGCAACCGCTACGTCACGGCGGCCAAGCAGTTGGCCGCCCAGCGCGGCGTAGCTATTGACTTGCCGGCCGGACCGTCGGAAGTATTGGTCATTGCCGACAACACGGCGAACCCGGCGTTCGTGGCGGCCGATTTGCTGTCGCAAGCTGAGCACGGCCCCGATTCGCAGGTGGTGGTGCTGACGGATTCTTTTGAGTTGCTGCTGCAAGTCAAAGAAGAAGTTGATCGGCAATTGTTGGAACTGCCGCGGCAAGCAGTGGCTACGCTAGCCTTGCGCGAGAGCCGGGCGATTTTGCTGCGGACGCCGGAAGAAATGCTGTTTTTCTCGAACCAATACGCCCCCGAGCACCTGATTCTGGCCGTGCGCAACCCCGAAGAGCTTGCGGCCGGCGTCACCAGCGCAGGCTCCGTGTTTCTGGGGCACTACACGCCCGAAGCCGCCGGCGATTATGCCTCCGGCACCAACCACACGCTGCCCACCAACGGCTACGCCCGCAACTACAGCGGCGTATCGCTCGATTCGTTTCTGAAGAAAATTACCTTCCAGCGCATCTCCGCCGAAGGCCTGCACCACGTGGGCCCAGTAGTCGAAACGATGGCCGAAGCCGAAGGGCTGCGTGCCCACGCCCGCGCCGTGACCCTGCGGCTGGAAGCCTTGTCGGCGGCAGAATAA
- the hisG gene encoding ATP phosphoribosyltransferase, with protein sequence MIRLAIQKSGRLSEDSLNLIRECGISFVSSTYKLKTEATNFPLEILFLRDDDIPGYVQDGVADLGIVGQNVLVEAGFPALEVETLGFSKCRLSLAVPRSVAYASVADLQDKNIATSYPEILGRYLAGQGVQAQLHTISGSVEIAPSIGLADAICDIVSSGSTLLGNGLREVETVFRSEAVLIANQNLSAEKQEILEQLRFRMQAVRRARRNKYILLNAPAASLDAVRALLPGIKSPTVTPLAEEGWVSVQSVVNEDDFWHITGQLKAVGAEGILVLPIEKMIS encoded by the coding sequence ATGATTCGTCTGGCCATCCAGAAATCGGGCCGTTTGAGCGAAGACTCGCTGAACCTGATCCGGGAGTGCGGCATTTCCTTTGTCAGCAGCACCTACAAGCTCAAAACCGAAGCCACCAATTTTCCGCTCGAAATCCTGTTTCTGCGCGACGACGACATTCCGGGCTACGTGCAAGACGGCGTTGCCGACCTGGGTATTGTGGGGCAGAACGTATTGGTCGAGGCCGGATTTCCGGCCCTAGAGGTCGAAACGTTGGGCTTCAGCAAATGCCGCCTGTCGTTGGCCGTGCCGCGGTCGGTGGCCTACGCCTCCGTGGCCGATCTGCAGGACAAAAACATCGCCACTTCGTACCCCGAAATTCTGGGCCGTTACCTGGCCGGGCAGGGCGTACAGGCGCAGCTGCACACAATCAGCGGATCGGTGGAAATAGCCCCTAGCATTGGGCTGGCCGACGCCATCTGCGACATCGTTTCGTCGGGCTCCACGTTGCTGGGCAACGGCCTGCGCGAAGTCGAAACGGTGTTTCGCTCGGAAGCCGTCCTGATTGCCAACCAAAACCTGAGCGCCGAAAAGCAGGAAATCCTGGAGCAGTTGCGCTTCCGGATGCAGGCCGTGCGCCGCGCCCGCCGCAATAAATACATTTTGCTCAATGCCCCTGCCGCCTCACTCGACGCGGTGCGGGCGCTGCTGCCCGGCATCAAGTCGCCCACGGTGACGCCGCTAGCAGAAGAAGGCTGGGTGTCGGTGCAGTCGGTGGTGAACGAAGACGATTTCTGGCACATCACGGGCCAGCTCAAGGCCGTGGGCGCCGAAGGCATTCTGGTGCTCCCGATCGAGAAAATGATCAGCTAA
- a CDS encoding nucleoside/nucleotide kinase family protein, producing the protein MIRLLGLSGRRGSGKDTVARLLQQLQPERQWQTRSFGDAIKAVCAALAGEDVAPYYEQPGKAELLPVFGRTRGEMLQQVGQALRVWEPEIWVKAFFANLPAEGFVLVPDVRFPSEADRIRERGGLMLRVEGDPLGQRGDGTRDDAHPSETSLDDYPHFAAVLHNTGSLTDLQTQVQQLLPALS; encoded by the coding sequence ATGATTCGATTACTTGGGCTTTCGGGCCGCCGCGGCAGCGGCAAAGACACCGTGGCACGCTTGCTCCAGCAACTCCAACCCGAGCGGCAGTGGCAGACGCGCTCCTTCGGCGACGCCATCAAAGCAGTGTGCGCGGCCCTGGCCGGCGAAGACGTGGCGCCCTATTACGAGCAGCCGGGCAAAGCCGAGTTGCTGCCCGTGTTCGGTCGGACGCGCGGCGAAATGCTGCAGCAAGTTGGACAAGCCCTGCGCGTGTGGGAGCCCGAAATCTGGGTGAAAGCTTTTTTTGCCAACTTGCCCGCCGAGGGGTTTGTGCTGGTGCCCGACGTGCGCTTCCCCAGCGAAGCCGACCGCATCCGCGAGCGCGGCGGCCTGATGCTGCGCGTGGAAGGCGACCCGCTCGGCCAGCGCGGCGACGGCACCCGCGACGACGCGCACCCCAGCGAAACCTCCCTCGACGATTATCCGCATTTTGCCGCCGTGCTCCACAACACCGGTTCACTCACCGACCTGCAAACGCAGGTGCAGCAGCTGTTGCCTGCCTTGTCATAA
- a CDS encoding PspA/IM30 family protein: MNTFLPPSQDAGLPKWQKPEKAAGWVFLAGAAATSVYFWGQIVPYLVDIVFDTVKLGIGLGALFALFLLVTNKRIKAGLWYAGQRIFRTASGIFVNTDPIGIMEDYIRNTEQEAHKMNAEVGHIEGAHQLVKRKMSANNEQMQEYLSLASSATRQGEKDAAESYASRAAQLQEYNQRLQPMLTTTANVTLVMRQILKAALRQIDGSKFKVNLLKDEYELVKRTSSGMRAAMNILRGDPDKKYFFDLATDRVAQDMAQQLGQIKQAMRYSQEFVKEMDIQNGVMSEKGQRLLEKYQKGDFNAILDEKPISNLNAAQTRKATDDAYSSLLD, from the coding sequence ATGAACACTTTCCTTCCTCCTTCTCAAGATGCCGGTTTGCCCAAGTGGCAAAAGCCGGAGAAAGCCGCCGGCTGGGTATTTCTGGCAGGTGCTGCTGCCACGAGCGTGTACTTCTGGGGCCAGATCGTGCCGTATCTGGTTGACATTGTGTTCGATACGGTGAAGCTGGGTATCGGGCTGGGAGCGTTGTTTGCGCTGTTCCTGCTGGTCACCAACAAGCGCATTAAAGCCGGGCTCTGGTACGCCGGGCAGCGCATCTTCCGCACCGCCTCTGGGATTTTTGTCAACACCGACCCGATCGGCATCATGGAAGACTACATCCGCAACACCGAGCAGGAAGCCCACAAAATGAACGCCGAAGTCGGCCACATCGAGGGCGCGCACCAGTTGGTAAAGCGCAAGATGAGCGCCAACAACGAGCAGATGCAGGAGTATCTCTCGCTGGCCAGCTCAGCCACCCGCCAGGGCGAAAAAGACGCCGCCGAATCGTACGCCTCGCGGGCCGCGCAGCTCCAGGAGTACAACCAGCGCCTGCAACCCATGCTCACCACCACGGCCAACGTGACCTTGGTCATGCGCCAGATCTTGAAAGCGGCCCTGCGCCAGATCGACGGCAGCAAGTTCAAAGTCAACCTACTGAAAGACGAGTACGAACTGGTGAAGCGCACTAGCTCGGGCATGCGGGCCGCCATGAACATCCTGCGCGGCGACCCCGACAAAAAGTACTTCTTCGACCTCGCCACCGACCGCGTGGCCCAGGACATGGCCCAGCAACTCGGCCAGATCAAGCAGGCCATGCGCTACTCGCAGGAGTTCGTGAAGGAAATGGACATCCAGAACGGCGTGATGAGCGAGAAAGGCCAGCGCCTGCTCGAGAAATACCAGAAAGGCGATTTCAACGCCATTCTCGACGAAAAGCCCATCAGCAACCTCAACGCGGCCCAAACCCGCAAAGCCACCGACGATGCCTATTCTAGCCTCCTTGATTAG
- a CDS encoding OmpA family protein — MTTRGKIVIGALIVALLYFGINKLVSSGAVFKKAETQSVLLNSIELPTATGGSRANIAVPLAPLPGTQPADKGTPVVWEVMAWNSQMAGMLANGGPRTTVGSSMAANGIDLQIVRQDDVSKMQADLVKNALDLKNNPETPGLIVSIMGDGLPAFSAVQVQLQKAGTGLQILPYSCGKSFGEDKLMGPKEWLDHPKSALGKTIACYLRDGDQNIALKWCADNGLKVNPDETTYDPEAVNFMAASDFLVAAEKYIVGKPESRTKVVNGKNTGVKIDVVADGVATWTPGDVNIAKQKGGLVTIVSTKDYSNQMPNIMVTTKRWYDAHQKEVTGIMTAMAVAGDQVKSHPEALQRAADISAAVYADQDKPGAYWLKYYKGVSETDRNGEVVELGGSKAFNFADNLTLFGLDNGGTNIYASVYKTFGDVQSRLYPKELPSYVPLDEMLDLTPLRQLQEQYKGKAIAPAETQKFAADDEIRQSVSKRAWNIEFETGKSTFTAETQRQLNQLFDDLVVAGRLKVAVHGHTDNQGDPQRNQQLSEDRALAVEHWLEQKSASAFPAGRVQVYAHGATEPVASNATPEGRAQNRRVEIVLGN, encoded by the coding sequence ATGACAACCCGCGGTAAAATTGTAATTGGTGCCCTCATCGTGGCACTCCTTTACTTCGGCATCAACAAGCTGGTTTCCAGCGGTGCCGTCTTCAAAAAAGCCGAAACCCAATCGGTGCTGCTCAACTCCATCGAACTGCCTACCGCTACGGGGGGCTCCCGCGCCAACATTGCGGTGCCGCTCGCGCCGCTGCCCGGCACCCAGCCCGCTGACAAGGGCACGCCTGTGGTGTGGGAAGTAATGGCCTGGAACTCGCAGATGGCCGGCATGCTGGCCAACGGCGGGCCGCGCACCACGGTGGGGTCGAGCATGGCCGCCAACGGAATTGACCTACAAATTGTGCGGCAGGATGACGTGTCGAAAATGCAGGCCGATTTGGTCAAAAACGCCCTTGACCTGAAAAACAACCCGGAAACGCCGGGCCTGATTGTCAGCATCATGGGCGACGGACTGCCGGCTTTCTCGGCCGTGCAAGTGCAACTGCAAAAGGCCGGTACCGGCCTGCAAATCCTGCCTTACAGCTGCGGCAAATCCTTCGGCGAAGACAAGCTGATGGGCCCCAAAGAATGGCTTGACCACCCGAAATCGGCGCTGGGCAAAACCATTGCCTGCTACCTGCGCGACGGCGACCAGAACATTGCCCTGAAATGGTGCGCCGACAACGGCTTGAAAGTCAACCCCGACGAAACCACCTATGACCCCGAAGCCGTCAACTTCATGGCGGCCAGCGACTTCCTGGTAGCCGCCGAAAAGTACATTGTGGGCAAACCCGAGTCGCGCACCAAAGTGGTGAACGGCAAAAACACCGGCGTGAAAATCGATGTAGTCGCCGACGGCGTGGCCACCTGGACGCCCGGCGACGTGAACATTGCCAAGCAAAAAGGCGGCCTCGTGACCATCGTCTCGACCAAAGACTACTCCAACCAGATGCCCAACATCATGGTCACGACCAAGCGGTGGTATGATGCTCATCAGAAGGAAGTTACCGGCATCATGACGGCCATGGCCGTGGCCGGTGACCAGGTAAAATCGCACCCCGAAGCTTTGCAACGCGCCGCCGACATTTCGGCCGCCGTGTACGCCGACCAAGACAAGCCCGGTGCTTACTGGCTTAAGTACTACAAAGGCGTGAGCGAAACCGACCGCAACGGCGAAGTAGTGGAACTCGGTGGTAGTAAGGCCTTTAACTTCGCCGACAACCTGACCTTGTTCGGCCTCGACAACGGCGGCACCAACATCTACGCTTCCGTTTATAAGACCTTCGGCGACGTGCAAAGCCGGTTGTACCCCAAAGAGCTGCCCAGTTACGTGCCCCTCGACGAAATGCTCGATCTGACGCCGCTACGCCAACTCCAGGAGCAGTACAAAGGCAAAGCCATCGCGCCGGCCGAAACGCAGAAGTTTGCCGCCGACGACGAGATCCGCCAGAGCGTGAGCAAGCGGGCCTGGAACATCGAGTTTGAAACCGGCAAGAGCACGTTCACGGCCGAAACGCAGCGTCAGCTCAACCAACTATTTGACGATCTGGTAGTTGCGGGCCGCCTCAAAGTAGCCGTCCACGGCCACACCGACAACCAAGGCGATCCGCAGCGCAACCAGCAGCTTTCCGAAGACCGCGCCCTGGCCGTGGAGCACTGGCTGGAACAAAAAAGCGCCAGCGCCTTCCCCGCCGGCCGCGTGCAGGTGTACGCCCACGGCGCTACCGAACCCGTCGCCAGCAACGCCACGCCCGAAGGCCGGGCCCAAAACCGCCGCGTGGAGATTGTGCTGGGCAACTAA
- a CDS encoding ABC transporter permease, with protein sequence MKELFSPNANPRRLVFTSMVAAQAVVLLLLWLFYPLQLFPSLGDVFRSLGDLISSQGLIQELWASMTTALQSLAIATVLALLISYLTALPFFRPIAYAATKMRYLTLTGLTFFMALMVSSGHEVKLSVLIFGATVYLVTGMTSVILTTTQEEMDHARTLGMSEWRSFWEVVVLGKLDEMLEVVRQNFAIIWTMITLVETLYQSEGGIGLLLYKQNRYLHLDGVVAIQLVILATGALQDYVFVLLRRVFFPYSSLTTAK encoded by the coding sequence ATGAAAGAACTATTCTCCCCCAATGCCAATCCGCGCCGGCTGGTGTTTACCTCGATGGTGGCCGCGCAGGCAGTGGTGCTGCTCTTGCTGTGGCTGTTTTATCCGCTGCAACTGTTCCCAAGTCTGGGCGATGTGTTTCGCTCCTTGGGCGATCTAATTAGCAGTCAAGGACTTATCCAGGAGTTGTGGGCCAGCATGACCACGGCCTTGCAATCCTTGGCCATTGCCACGGTGCTGGCGCTGCTGATCTCGTACCTGACGGCGTTGCCGTTCTTCCGGCCCATCGCCTACGCGGCCACCAAAATGCGCTACCTCACGCTCACGGGCCTTACGTTTTTCATGGCCCTGATGGTGAGTTCGGGCCACGAGGTGAAGCTTTCGGTGCTCATTTTCGGCGCCACAGTGTACCTCGTGACGGGCATGACCAGCGTCATTCTGACCACCACGCAGGAAGAAATGGACCACGCTCGCACTCTGGGCATGAGCGAGTGGCGCAGCTTCTGGGAAGTGGTGGTGCTGGGCAAGCTCGACGAAATGCTGGAAGTCGTGCGCCAGAACTTTGCCATCATCTGGACCATGATCACGCTGGTCGAAACGCTTTATCAATCGGAAGGCGGCATCGGGCTCCTGCTCTACAAGCAAAACCGCTATCTGCACCTCGACGGCGTGGTGGCCATTCAGCTGGTGATTCTGGCCACGGGCGCTTTGCAGGATTATGTGTTTGTGCTCCTGCGCCGCGTGTTTTTTCCTTATTCCTCGCTGACCACGGCCAAGTAA
- a CDS encoding ATP-binding cassette domain-containing protein — MTPYFYKEPVLTLHNVSMEFNGELILRDIDAQVLDVVRPNMNQGQVVGFYGRSGIGKSVLCRIMAGLVQPTKGTVQVGVDQILVQPGAVGFVQQRYPLFNHRTLFDNLLVAAERKYNPDEARQQVETYLERFCLAPHRKKYPAHLSGGQRQRAAIAQQLLCSDHLILLDEPFSGLDIAMIDEVKKIIVEVTTMDELNTVIIVSHDIVTTTALADRLWLLGYERDAAGNPLPGATINQDHQYNLAEMGLAWHPNVEAEPEFAHFVEHLKDEIRHS; from the coding sequence ATGACTCCTTATTTTTATAAAGAACCCGTCCTGACGCTGCACAACGTGTCGATGGAGTTCAACGGCGAGCTCATCCTGCGCGACATCGACGCCCAGGTGCTCGACGTGGTGCGGCCCAACATGAACCAGGGCCAGGTCGTGGGGTTCTACGGCCGCTCGGGCATTGGCAAATCGGTGCTGTGCCGCATCATGGCCGGCCTGGTGCAGCCCACGAAGGGCACCGTGCAAGTAGGTGTCGATCAAATACTTGTGCAGCCGGGCGCGGTGGGCTTCGTGCAGCAGCGCTACCCGTTGTTCAACCACCGCACGCTCTTCGACAACCTGCTGGTGGCCGCCGAGCGCAAGTACAACCCCGACGAGGCCCGCCAGCAGGTCGAAACGTATCTGGAGCGCTTTTGCCTGGCGCCGCACCGCAAAAAGTACCCGGCCCACCTTTCCGGCGGCCAGCGCCAACGCGCCGCCATCGCCCAACAGCTCCTCTGCTCCGACCACCTGATTCTGCTCGACGAGCCGTTTTCGGGCCTCGACATCGCCATGATCGACGAAGTAAAAAAGATTATTGTGGAGGTGACCACCATGGACGAGCTCAACACGGTCATCATCGTGTCCCACGACATCGTGACCACCACGGCCCTCGCCGACCGCCTCTGGCTGCTGGGCTACGAACGCGACGCGGCCGGTAACCCGCTGCCCGGCGCCACCATCAACCAAGATCATCAGTACAACCTCGCCGAAATGGGCCTGGCCTGGCACCCGAACGTAGAGGCCGAACCGGAGTTTGCCCACTTCGTGGAGCATCTCAAAGACGAGATTCGCCACAGTTAA